The following proteins are encoded in a genomic region of Desulfobulbaceae bacterium:
- a CDS encoding TSUP family transporter has protein sequence MESISPSPLLLSIIFFIVAFLYSSVGLGGGSSYTAILAIFNVNYLAIPTITLALNLCVTSVSNINYIINHHLKVSLFLPFLVASVPFSYLGGSLILPKRVFWAVLLVCLSLVAIRIYFFKTASIQLQFSKIQKTAFSLFLGALLGFFAGHRPGRRDILNPIYYHIWLRYSERGCCLRSCIYLGQFFIRHTGTYPVQCH, from the coding sequence ATGGAAAGTATCTCCCCTTCCCCACTTCTATTATCGATAATTTTCTTTATCGTAGCCTTCTTGTATTCATCAGTGGGACTTGGTGGCGGTTCCTCCTACACTGCAATCCTGGCAATATTTAATGTTAACTATCTGGCGATTCCAACTATCACACTGGCACTCAATCTTTGCGTGACCTCTGTCAGCAATATAAACTATATTATAAATCATCATCTGAAAGTATCTTTGTTCCTGCCCTTTTTGGTTGCCTCTGTTCCTTTTTCGTATCTTGGCGGCTCTCTGATTTTACCCAAAAGAGTGTTCTGGGCAGTTCTTCTTGTTTGTCTGTCTCTGGTCGCTATCAGAATCTATTTCTTTAAAACTGCGTCGATTCAGCTTCAATTCAGCAAAATTCAAAAGACTGCTTTTTCACTTTTCCTGGGGGCCTTGCTTGGTTTTTTTGCTGGTCACAGGCCTGGGAGGCGGGATATTCTTAATCCCATTTATTATCATATTTGGCTTAGGTACAGTGAAAGAGGCTGCTGCCTGCGGAGCTGCATTTATCTGGGTCAATTCTTTATCCGGCATACTGGCACGTACCCAGTACAATGCCATTGA
- a CDS encoding succinate dehydrogenase/fumarate reductase iron-sulfur subunit: MSIINLHLKIWRQENSKAQGRFVSYESGPVSTDMSFLEMIDVLNERLTLDGQEPVAFDHDCREGICGMCGAVVNGHAHGHKNATTLCQLHMRHFSDGDTIVIEPFRARAFKVVKDLVVDRSAFDTLIASGGYVSVNTGGAQDGNAIPISQKIADQALDASACIGCGACVASCPNASAMLFVGAKISQLALLPQGQPERAKRALDMLNTMDLLGFGNCSNERECEAACPKNISIRHIARLNREYIKAAFLSD; this comes from the coding sequence ATGAGCATAATTAATTTACATCTTAAAATATGGCGCCAGGAAAACTCTAAAGCACAAGGCAGATTTGTTTCATACGAATCCGGCCCAGTTTCTACGGATATGTCATTTTTAGAGATGATCGATGTTCTTAATGAACGCTTAACCCTCGACGGACAAGAGCCCGTTGCTTTTGACCATGACTGTCGTGAGGGGATTTGTGGGATGTGTGGTGCTGTTGTTAATGGCCATGCTCACGGCCATAAAAATGCGACAACCCTCTGCCAGCTGCATATGCGGCATTTTAGCGATGGTGATACCATTGTCATCGAACCATTCAGAGCGCGAGCCTTCAAAGTAGTTAAAGATCTTGTTGTTGATAGAAGCGCTTTTGACACGCTTATCGCCTCTGGCGGCTATGTTTCGGTTAATACCGGCGGTGCCCAGGATGGCAACGCCATACCAATTTCCCAGAAGATAGCAGATCAAGCCTTAGATGCCTCTGCCTGTATCGGTTGCGGGGCCTGTGTTGCCTCCTGCCCTAACGCCTCAGCCATGCTTTTTGTTGGTGCCAAGATCTCTCAACTTGCCTTGCTTCCACAAGGACAACCTGAACGGGCCAAAAGAGCTCTTGATATGCTTAACACCATGGATCTTTTAGGTTTTGGTAATTGCAGCAATGAACGTGAATGTGAAGCAGCTTGCCCTAAAAACATCTCAATTCGGCACATTGCCAGATTAAATAGAGAGTACATAAAGGCTGCCTTTTTAAGCGATTAG
- a CDS encoding fumarate reductase/succinate dehydrogenase flavoprotein subunit — protein sequence MNFNAKIPAGPLSEKWDNHRFSSKLVNPANKRKFSIIVVGTGLAGASASATLAELGYNVKTFCIQDSPRRAHSIAAQGGINAAKNYQNDGDSVHRLFYDTIKGGDFRSREANVYRLAQVSNNIIDQCVAQGVPFAREYGGQLANRSFGGAQVSRTFYARGQTGQQLLLGAYSSLMRQVSTGKVSIIPRTEIMDIVVINGHAKGVVCRNLITGEIDCHSADAVVLASGGYGNVYFLSTNAMASNVTASWRAYKRGAGFANPCFVQIHPTCIPVHGEYQSKLTLMSESLRNDGRVWVPRNPDDARNPADIPDSERHYYLEDKYPSFGNLVPRDVASRNAKEQCDQGKGVGETGLAVYLDFNDAIKRDGKATILKKYGNLFSMYEKITGVDPIATPMQIFPAVHYTMGGLWVDYNLMSNLPGLFVLGEANFSDHGANRLGASALMQGLADGYFVLPATIANYLTDCSPAQIDTTHTAFKESVSSIVDTTQRLLSIKGTKTVDAFHRELGLVLWNQCGMARNDAGLKNALQTIPEIRADFWRNVTVPGSGNNLNQSLERAGRVADFLEFAELMALDALKREESCGCHLREESQTDENEAKRDDENYSHVSVWQYAADKTPELHKEQLHFESVTPSQRSYK from the coding sequence ATGAATTTTAATGCCAAAATACCAGCGGGCCCCTTATCTGAAAAATGGGACAATCATCGTTTCTCAAGCAAACTGGTTAACCCTGCCAATAAACGAAAGTTCTCGATTATCGTTGTCGGAACTGGGCTGGCTGGAGCCTCGGCATCTGCAACCCTGGCAGAGCTCGGTTATAATGTTAAAACTTTCTGTATACAGGATAGTCCGCGTCGCGCTCACAGCATTGCAGCTCAAGGCGGTATTAATGCTGCTAAAAACTACCAGAACGATGGCGACTCAGTCCACCGCCTTTTTTATGACACAATAAAAGGCGGTGATTTCAGATCACGAGAAGCAAACGTTTACAGACTTGCTCAGGTAAGTAACAATATTATTGATCAATGTGTCGCCCAGGGAGTCCCTTTTGCCCGTGAATATGGTGGCCAACTCGCCAATCGATCTTTTGGCGGCGCCCAGGTTTCTCGAACGTTTTACGCACGCGGCCAAACCGGCCAGCAACTTTTACTAGGCGCTTACAGTTCACTGATGCGTCAGGTCAGTACCGGCAAGGTATCGATTATTCCTCGAACAGAGATAATGGATATTGTGGTCATTAATGGACATGCTAAAGGTGTTGTCTGTCGTAACCTTATTACTGGTGAAATTGACTGCCACAGCGCCGATGCTGTTGTTCTCGCCTCTGGTGGATATGGCAATGTCTACTTTCTTTCAACCAATGCTATGGCCTCGAATGTAACCGCTTCCTGGCGGGCCTACAAACGAGGTGCCGGTTTTGCCAACCCCTGTTTTGTGCAAATTCATCCGACCTGCATCCCTGTTCACGGAGAATATCAGTCAAAACTTACCTTGATGAGCGAAAGCCTACGCAACGACGGACGAGTCTGGGTTCCCAGAAATCCTGATGATGCTCGTAACCCTGCTGACATTCCCGACTCAGAACGCCATTATTACCTTGAGGATAAATATCCGAGCTTTGGCAACCTGGTGCCTAGAGATGTAGCCTCTAGAAACGCTAAAGAACAATGTGACCAAGGTAAGGGAGTTGGTGAAACAGGGCTTGCTGTCTATCTTGACTTTAATGATGCAATTAAGCGTGACGGTAAGGCAACTATTCTCAAAAAGTATGGCAATCTTTTTTCTATGTATGAAAAAATAACCGGTGTCGACCCAATAGCAACACCGATGCAGATCTTCCCTGCCGTACATTACACTATGGGAGGTCTTTGGGTTGATTATAACCTGATGAGTAATCTGCCAGGCTTATTTGTACTTGGTGAAGCTAATTTTTCCGATCATGGCGCTAATCGTTTAGGCGCCAGCGCCTTGATGCAGGGGTTGGCTGATGGCTATTTTGTTCTGCCAGCCACCATTGCAAATTATCTTACAGACTGCTCCCCTGCTCAGATAGATACAACGCATACCGCCTTTAAAGAGAGTGTCTCCTCTATAGTAGACACCACTCAAAGGCTTCTTAGTATCAAGGGGACAAAAACGGTTGATGCCTTTCACCGTGAACTGGGTCTTGTTCTATGGAATCAGTGCGGTATGGCACGTAACGACGCCGGTTTAAAAAATGCCTTGCAGACAATCCCGGAAATCCGAGCTGACTTCTGGAGAAATGTCACTGTTCCCGGCAGTGGAAACAACCTCAACCAGTCGTTAGAACGCGCAGGTCGGGTGGCAGATTTCCTTGAATTTGCTGAGTTAATGGCACTCGATGCCCTCAAACGTGAAGAGTCTTGTGGATGCCATCTTCGCGAAGAGAGTCAGACGGATGAAAATGAAGCAAAACGTGATGATGAAAACTATAGCCATGTCTCGGTCTGGCAATATGCAGCAGATAAAACACCCGAACTTCACAAAGAGCAACTGCACTTTGAAAGTGTTACTCCAAGTCAAAGGAGTTATAAATGA
- a CDS encoding succinate dehydrogenase cytochrome b subunit, whose protein sequence is MNITHFFASSVGKKAIMSLTGAMLGLFLLTHLAGNISMFFGRESFIAYAEHLHSLGSLIHLFEFGLLIVFILHVYYALMLFFENRKARPVRYAVDRSSGGSTYASKTMPYTGAFIFVFIFVHLMNFHFTDHSISIADIVRNNLQNPLLSFYYVASVFALGMHTSHGFWSLFQTMGINHPRYDNFLQQGAIVISVIGAAIYSSFPAFTYLFKSFLL, encoded by the coding sequence ATGAATATAACTCATTTTTTTGCTTCATCTGTTGGCAAAAAAGCTATCATGTCACTTACAGGGGCGATGCTGGGCCTTTTTTTACTGACTCATTTGGCCGGCAACATCTCTATGTTTTTCGGCAGAGAGTCATTTATTGCTTACGCTGAGCATCTGCATTCCCTCGGATCCCTAATTCACCTCTTTGAGTTTGGTCTACTTATTGTTTTCATACTGCACGTTTATTATGCCTTGATGCTCTTTTTTGAAAACCGTAAGGCGCGTCCCGTACGATATGCTGTTGATCGTTCTAGTGGTGGAAGCACCTATGCCTCAAAAACTATGCCCTATACAGGTGCATTTATATTCGTTTTCATTTTTGTTCATCTTATGAACTTCCACTTTACAGATCATTCGATCTCTATTGCTGATATAGTCCGCAACAATTTACAAAATCCCCTCCTCAGCTTTTATTATGTTGCGTCTGTCTTTGCACTTGGTATGCACACCAGCCATGGTTTTTGGAGTTTATTTCAGACTATGGGCATTAATCACCCCCGCTATGACAATTTCTTACAACAAGGGGCTATCGTGATCAGTGTCATCGGCGCTGCCATCTATAGTTCCTTTCCCGCTTTCACATACTTATTCAAAAGCTTTCTACTCTAG
- a CDS encoding fumarate hydratase, which produces MSFNYSPLFQLGKDTTIYKLLTTDYVEVCSYGDRDILMVAPEGLRLLAREAFKDVSFFLRKNHLDQLVHIVEDNEASDNDRYVAATLLKNACEASGEVLPSCQDTGTAIIVASKGEQVWTAADDKRYLSHGVYDTYTRENLRYSQMAALSMFEEVNTDCNLPAQIDIFSTPGDEYNFTFIAKGGGSANKTFLYQETKSLLNEESLVDFCKEKLPTLGTAACPPYHIALVVGGLSAESNLKTVKLASTHYYDSLPTSGDSTGRAYRDIEWEEKILEIAKNTGIGAQFGGKYLAHDVRVIRLPRHAASNPVGLAVSCSADRNIKAKITRNGIFLEQLEHDLTAYRQKLSVTTKPAIEIDLDRPMPEILNDLDKHPVGTLLHLRGTLVVARDIAHAKINTLLNSGKPMPEYFKNHPIYYAGPAKTPDGMVSGSFGPTTAGRMDVYVDRFQSSGGSLIMLAKGNRSSAVTAACQKHGGFYLGSIGGPAAILAKESIVAVETIAFEELGMEAIRKIQIVNFPAFIICDNKGNDLFQQF; this is translated from the coding sequence ATGTCATTTAACTACTCACCATTATTTCAACTTGGAAAAGACACCACTATCTATAAACTACTGACTACAGATTATGTTGAAGTTTGCAGTTATGGTGATAGAGATATACTCATGGTCGCCCCGGAAGGGCTTCGTCTCCTTGCCCGAGAGGCGTTTAAAGATGTTTCATTTTTCCTGCGGAAAAATCATCTCGATCAATTAGTACATATTGTTGAGGACAACGAGGCCTCTGACAACGATCGTTATGTGGCAGCCACCCTGCTTAAAAACGCCTGTGAGGCCTCTGGAGAAGTTCTGCCAAGCTGTCAGGATACAGGGACTGCCATTATTGTCGCCAGCAAGGGTGAACAGGTATGGACTGCAGCAGACGACAAGAGATATCTGTCACATGGAGTTTACGACACATATACCCGAGAAAACCTGCGATATTCGCAAATGGCTGCCCTTTCGATGTTTGAAGAGGTTAACACTGACTGTAATCTTCCAGCGCAAATTGATATCTTCTCTACACCAGGCGATGAATACAACTTCACATTCATTGCCAAAGGCGGAGGGTCAGCCAACAAGACATTTCTGTACCAGGAAACAAAATCACTGTTGAATGAAGAGAGCCTAGTTGATTTTTGTAAAGAAAAGCTGCCGACTCTTGGGACAGCTGCTTGCCCTCCATATCATATTGCCCTTGTGGTGGGAGGCTTGTCAGCAGAAAGCAACTTGAAAACGGTAAAACTTGCCTCCACTCATTACTATGACTCTTTGCCAACTTCCGGTGATTCTACCGGCAGGGCCTATAGGGACATTGAATGGGAAGAGAAAATCCTTGAAATTGCCAAGAATACCGGCATTGGCGCTCAATTTGGAGGTAAATACCTTGCCCATGATGTTCGTGTTATCCGGCTGCCCCGGCATGCCGCCTCGAACCCTGTTGGTCTGGCGGTAAGTTGTAGTGCCGACCGCAACATAAAGGCAAAAATAACGCGTAACGGCATCTTTTTAGAACAACTGGAACACGATCTTACTGCTTACAGGCAAAAGCTTTCAGTCACGACCAAACCAGCCATTGAGATAGATCTGGACAGACCAATGCCGGAGATACTTAATGATCTCGACAAACACCCTGTCGGAACACTTCTCCACTTGCGGGGAACTCTGGTTGTGGCTCGTGATATCGCTCATGCAAAGATAAATACTTTGTTAAATAGCGGTAAGCCTATGCCAGAATACTTTAAGAACCATCCAATCTACTATGCCGGACCGGCAAAAACACCGGATGGCATGGTGTCAGGCAGCTTTGGACCAACAACAGCAGGACGAATGGATGTCTATGTTGATCGCTTTCAATCATCCGGCGGCTCACTTATCATGCTTGCTAAAGGCAACCGCTCATCAGCAGTAACTGCCGCCTGCCAAAAGCATGGCGGTTTTTATCTAGGCTCAATAGGCGGACCAGCGGCAATTTTAGCTAAGGAAAGCATCGTTGCCGTCGAGACAATTGCCTTTGAAGAGCTGGGCATGGAGGCAATTCGTAAAATACAAATAGTTAACTTTCCCGCTTTTATTATCTGTGACAATAAAGGGAATGATCTTTTTCAACAATTTTGA
- a CDS encoding DMT family transporter, whose amino-acid sequence MHWFLLSILTAITVASRDVLVKKISKDHKAMEIAAIELFWSLPFFCIALLFIEIPELNSTFWLNFGLSLPLNWLSYFFYITALTIAPLSLTVPLLSFTPVFVIITGALILNEKINTYGLIGIVLIVISSYFLNFNEAKKGYWKPLAAIFSEKGSRLMFAVAFIFSIAGVIGKKAMINSSPLFFGFSFFFICNLSMLCGILLFTDVRFSTICRYKKLGQWLGSLFFLHIIFHCLAIMGTQAAYMISLKRTSILFTVILGWFLFKEEHFKFRGPAALMMFAGALLIAFWGD is encoded by the coding sequence ATGCACTGGTTTCTTCTATCCATATTAACTGCCATAACCGTCGCCAGCCGTGATGTCTTGGTAAAAAAAATTTCAAAAGATCATAAGGCAATGGAGATAGCTGCTATTGAGCTTTTCTGGTCACTCCCTTTCTTTTGCATTGCCCTGCTCTTTATCGAAATTCCAGAACTGAACAGTACATTCTGGCTGAACTTCGGACTTTCACTTCCCTTAAATTGGCTCTCTTATTTTTTTTACATAACAGCGTTAACCATTGCGCCACTCTCCTTAACGGTGCCCCTGCTCTCTTTTACTCCTGTGTTTGTAATCATTACCGGTGCCTTAATCTTAAACGAGAAAATTAACACCTATGGCCTCATAGGAATTGTATTGATAGTGATCAGCAGCTATTTCTTAAATTTTAACGAAGCAAAAAAAGGTTATTGGAAGCCTCTTGCAGCAATTTTCTCAGAGAAAGGCTCGCGTTTAATGTTCGCAGTGGCTTTTATTTTTTCCATTGCTGGGGTGATTGGTAAAAAAGCCATGATTAACTCATCACCACTTTTTTTTGGATTTTCATTCTTTTTTATCTGTAATCTCTCTATGCTTTGTGGAATATTGCTTTTTACTGACGTCAGATTTTCAACTATCTGTCGTTATAAAAAACTGGGGCAGTGGCTTGGGTCGCTATTTTTTCTGCATATTATATTTCACTGCCTGGCAATTATGGGAACTCAGGCGGCCTACATGATCTCTCTGAAAAGAACGAGTATACTTTTTACTGTCATTTTAGGCTGGTTTCTGTTCAAAGAAGAGCACTTTAAATTTCGTGGCCCCGCTGCACTGATGATGTTTGCCGGGGCACTGCTTATCGCTTTCTGGGGAGATTGA
- a CDS encoding response regulator transcription factor, protein MSVRKIVLADDHVLIRRGLIKIIDGDPTLKVIGDVNDGLELLSLLKKTCPDLILLDISMPNLRGIEAIKEAKKLCPSVKILILTMHSSRDFLCDTFRNGANGYALKEDSDVELLAAINKCLAGQIYISSVLADGLTPEEIANLGSGKQAVAEEEGLTTREKQVLTLVAEGKKSKDVADLLSISIRTVEHHRANIMKKTQIKNTAALIKYAIQKGYILAQE, encoded by the coding sequence ATGAGTGTTCGAAAAATTGTTTTAGCTGATGATCATGTGTTAATACGTCGTGGCTTAATAAAAATTATTGATGGCGATCCGACTCTTAAAGTTATTGGCGATGTAAATGATGGCTTGGAGCTCTTGAGTCTTTTGAAAAAAACGTGTCCGGATCTGATTTTACTTGATATTTCAATGCCCAACTTGAGGGGAATTGAGGCCATCAAAGAGGCAAAAAAACTTTGCCCCTCCGTCAAAATTCTTATCCTGACCATGCATAGCAGCCGTGATTTTCTCTGTGATACCTTCCGTAACGGTGCCAACGGCTATGCCCTAAAAGAAGATTCCGATGTCGAACTGCTTGCTGCTATTAACAAATGTCTTGCTGGACAGATCTATATCTCTTCCGTTCTCGCTGACGGTTTAACACCAGAGGAAATAGCAAATCTGGGCTCAGGAAAACAGGCTGTTGCGGAGGAAGAGGGGTTGACGACGCGAGAAAAACAGGTGCTTACATTGGTCGCTGAAGGTAAGAAAAGCAAAGATGTTGCCGACCTGTTATCAATCAGCATTCGAACTGTTGAGCACCATCGGGCCAATATAATGAAAAAAACTCAGATAAAAAATACTGCGGCACTTATCAAATATGCCATTCAGAAAGGGTATATCTTGGCTCAGGAGTAA
- a CDS encoding molybdenum cofactor guanylyltransferase — MTTKLFSCVLIGGKSSRMGQPKQLILQQGKSWFEIIYSQLSPVCKNIIAAGAGDLPPGSWSRVADKKNCRGPLSGIISAMESQPQANCIVCSCDLPFITTDAVRWLVEQSDPSTWAVIPSLGEGFLEPLFAYYDFRILPFLKDLAENKNYRLSDISVHEKARIVQPPTHLRLAWKNCNTLGDLSV; from the coding sequence ATGACCACAAAACTTTTTAGCTGTGTACTCATCGGTGGTAAGAGTTCACGAATGGGTCAACCTAAACAGCTCATCCTGCAACAGGGTAAATCCTGGTTTGAAATAATTTATTCACAGTTGTCACCCGTATGTAAAAATATTATTGCTGCTGGTGCAGGTGATCTTCCGCCTGGCAGCTGGTCTCGAGTTGCTGATAAAAAAAACTGCAGAGGTCCATTATCCGGGATAATATCTGCAATGGAGAGTCAGCCTCAAGCTAATTGTATCGTTTGCTCCTGTGACCTTCCCTTTATTACTACCGATGCTGTCAGGTGGCTTGTTGAACAAAGCGACCCTTCAACTTGGGCTGTCATCCCCTCTTTAGGGGAAGGATTCCTTGAGCCCCTTTTTGCCTACTACGATTTTAGGATTCTGCCGTTTCTTAAAGATTTAGCTGAAAATAAAAACTACAGACTTTCAGACATTTCTGTGCACGAGAAGGCTAGAATTGTCCAGCCTCCAACTCACCTCCGCTTGGCATGGAAAAATTGTAACACGCTGGGGGATCTATCTGTTTGA
- a CDS encoding rhodanese-like domain-containing protein: MKRIALVFVALLTLNACSKNDTEQKGTVSPQSTNVLASTNNPLTSSQGANQKTKSVYTSITPAETQQLIKQRKDLLIVDVRSPEELKEGKIKDSQLLPFWNIMKGQHQLPRNRPLLLVCAVGGRSYGAMQILSRQGYPEIYNLKGGISDWKNARLPVIY; encoded by the coding sequence ATGAAGCGAATAGCACTAGTTTTTGTAGCATTATTAACATTAAACGCCTGCTCAAAAAACGATACTGAGCAAAAAGGGACGGTTTCACCACAGTCAACAAATGTACTTGCCTCAACAAATAACCCTCTTACTTCAAGCCAAGGCGCCAATCAAAAGACAAAAAGTGTGTACACTTCAATTACACCTGCTGAGACTCAACAGTTGATCAAACAACGAAAAGACCTTTTGATTGTTGATGTCAGATCCCCGGAAGAGTTGAAAGAAGGGAAGATAAAAGATTCACAGCTTCTGCCCTTTTGGAACATTATGAAAGGACAGCATCAACTGCCTCGTAATAGACCGTTACTCTTAGTTTGTGCCGTGGGGGGTCGAAGTTACGGCGCTATGCAGATTCTTTCCAGGCAGGGCTATCCTGAAATATATAATTTGAAAGGTGGAATTTCAGACTGGAAAAACGCTAGACTGCCAGTTATATACTAG
- a CDS encoding FtsX-like permease family protein, which translates to MSAVTYSITQIALKSVFRKLFRNLVLVLAVAMLVALLVFALLFDKAVEEDLEAAAKKLGADIVLVPPEAIGIAEEFILESKEKTFYMDDFVFESVIDLPEIEQGTYHVYLNTLSSECCSIDEGQVIAFNSESDFVVKSWMQDAPTLKEGEVLVGSYVYDFLGLIQTAKLFGTGVSIVGHLEETNTGLDHGIFMRLEDLKNISDEAKGSYKEGMISIIFLKLKEGFTPEDVAVKIQSINPKIGIMTRGSIGGGIRQTLNDIIRIFSITIMISALLSILLAWSTFTAMTNERRREVGILRAIGAQRSHIIRLFLTEAALISGIGGLAGIAIGHYLINHLAANFHLLTKLGATAAFTYQNIVLSSGALLIGVGVCMIGALMPVIRLAWLEPLLAVKED; encoded by the coding sequence ATGAGCGCTGTTACCTATTCAATTACACAAATTGCCTTAAAAAGTGTTTTCCGGAAACTATTTCGGAATCTTGTTCTCGTTCTTGCTGTCGCGATGCTTGTGGCACTGCTTGTCTTTGCTCTTTTGTTTGATAAAGCTGTGGAAGAGGATTTAGAAGCAGCTGCAAAAAAACTTGGCGCTGACATAGTTCTTGTACCGCCTGAGGCGATAGGTATAGCTGAAGAGTTTATCCTGGAGAGTAAAGAAAAAACATTTTACATGGATGATTTTGTTTTTGAATCAGTTATTGATCTCCCAGAAATCGAGCAAGGCACCTATCATGTTTACCTGAACACACTGTCATCTGAATGCTGCAGTATAGATGAGGGACAAGTAATTGCCTTTAACTCTGAATCAGACTTCGTAGTAAAATCATGGATGCAAGATGCACCTACGCTTAAAGAGGGTGAGGTTTTAGTCGGCAGCTATGTTTATGATTTTTTAGGCCTTATACAGACGGCTAAACTCTTTGGAACTGGAGTCAGCATTGTTGGTCATCTTGAAGAGACCAATACGGGCTTAGATCATGGTATATTTATGCGCTTAGAAGACTTAAAAAACATATCTGATGAGGCAAAGGGCAGCTACAAGGAAGGCATGATATCCATAATTTTCCTTAAATTAAAAGAGGGATTCACCCCTGAAGATGTTGCTGTTAAAATTCAATCCATCAACCCCAAAATAGGAATTATGACACGCGGTTCCATTGGTGGCGGAATCCGCCAAACCTTAAATGACATTATTCGGATTTTTTCAATCACCATTATGATATCAGCGTTACTGTCTATCCTGCTCGCCTGGTCGACCTTTACAGCCATGACCAACGAACGCCGCAGAGAAGTAGGAATACTTCGGGCAATCGGAGCACAACGATCTCACATCATTCGTCTGTTTCTAACTGAGGCTGCTCTGATAAGCGGCATCGGCGGATTGGCAGGCATAGCCATAGGCCATTATCTGATCAACCATCTGGCCGCTAATTTCCATCTATTAACCAAGCTTGGTGCTACTGCCGCTTTTACCTATCAAAACATTGTTCTCAGCAGCGGTGCTCTTTTAATTGGAGTTGGTGTTTGTATGATCGGGGCCTTGATGCCGGTAATACGGTTAGCATGGCTGGAACCACTTCTTGCCGTCAAAGAAGATTGA
- a CDS encoding ABC transporter ATP-binding protein: protein MIAVDDATFIVDRGEFVVILGHSGSGKTTLLSLIGGLTAPDNGDIIINGIHNWQQSDKDLSQMRNETIGFIFQFASLIPTLTVIENMLLPLTFGRGSSVSMKEAESLLDKIGLLNKKNVFPSQLSGGQQRRVAIARAFMNNPAIILADEPTGDLDEETEKDILSLFREYNEKGTTFIVVTHNKELGMTQVNPRVLTMVNGAVTEAVLNAEVE, encoded by the coding sequence TTGATTGCTGTTGACGATGCCACTTTTATCGTAGATCGTGGTGAATTCGTGGTTATCTTAGGCCATTCCGGTTCGGGAAAGACAACATTGCTCAGCCTGATTGGTGGCTTAACGGCTCCGGACAATGGTGATATCATTATTAATGGTATTCATAACTGGCAACAGTCTGATAAGGATTTATCGCAAATGAGAAATGAGACTATCGGTTTCATTTTTCAATTTGCGAGTTTGATCCCGACCTTAACGGTGATTGAAAATATGTTACTGCCGTTAACTTTCGGAAGAGGTAGCTCGGTCAGTATGAAAGAGGCTGAATCACTTTTGGATAAAATTGGCTTGCTGAATAAAAAAAATGTTTTTCCATCACAGTTGTCCGGTGGCCAGCAGAGACGCGTCGCTATCGCTCGTGCCTTCATGAATAATCCAGCAATTATTCTTGCTGATGAACCAACGGGTGATCTTGACGAAGAGACTGAGAAAGATATTTTATCGCTTTTCAGGGAATATAATGAAAAGGGCACAACATTTATAGTTGTAACCCATAACAAAGAGCTGGGGATGACTCAGGTAAATCCACGTGTGCTGACAATGGTTAACGGCGCGGTTACAGAGGCAGTTCTTAATGCTGAGGTTGAATAA